The window GAGCGCTACTTTGTGTTTAGCGCACGACTGGCATAGATTGTGACCTTGTTTGCCGGAGCCTGCTATTATCAAAAGGTCAATCCTGCCTTTTTTAACAAGATAAAATTGCACTTCATTACTCTTTAGATGTGACTTGAAACAATTCCAAAGAAACCTTGGTTGTAGATTCAGGATTTGGAAAACATTGATTTGACCTCTCCAGAGCCGCTTTCATGCGGTCTTCTCTGCAAATTGGTGCATCAGAAGCAACAGGACCTCTTCCAAGGCCACACCATGCTTATTGAGGGGGTATCCAACCCCTGCATAGTTCTGAATTTTCTCATGAGATAAACAGCAAGGCAGGGAAATCCTGGATTTACACCAAAAACGATGGCTTTTCTTCAACTCATTTTCTGTTTCAATTCAAGAAGTGAAAATGTTGCCAAATTGGCATTTCAGTCATCATATTGGCTTGGGGGTAATCTGGCAGCGCTTTAGCCTGGCGGATGGCAGCAAAACAGCAAATCAAGTTGCTGTGGAATGAATTGGACTGCCAAACTACTGGAGAAGAAGAGAAAATGCAAGAAAAGTGCGTTTTCTGGACCTGCCGTTTATCTTCTTTGAGGTAAACGTGCCGGCATCATGTAAAAACGCTCTCATGATGGCACCGTTAACATCTGGCTTTTGCCCCCAAAACAATATAGCATGGTGGCTACACACAGTGTGTTGTCATTCTTAGATCTTTTACAACCTCTACAGAATGGGAAGGTTTCTCCACCAGATCCAGGATTTCAGACCTGGGCTTGTGTCCCAGAGTTTCTCATGATTGAGTCGACGCAAAGTCCTACACGTCCACAGGGCAGTGCAGCTGGGTGGCGTGGCTGCGAGGGCAGCAGGCGTGCAGCAGAACCTTGCGTATGTCTTTGTTCCTCAGACTGTAGAGCAGCGGGTTCAGCAGAGAGCTAAAGGCGGCGGGCACCAGGGTGGCATAGGTGTACAGCGGTGGGCTGGACGCGTCACCCAGCAGCCCCCACAGCGAGAAAGGCATCCAACAACCCACGAAGACTCCGAGAACCAGCACCAAGCGCGAGAAACCTCGCCCGCCGCCGTGCTTGCCAGCCAGCGACTGGCTGGAGGGCAGGAAGTGCCTCTGAGTGGCAATGGCGTGAGCGTGGCGCCGCGCCACCCGACAGATACCGACGTACAGCTGCAGGGTgacaaccaccaccaccaggaaGCCACCGCACAGCAGCGAGAGGTACGTCCGAGTGAGGGGAGGCGCCACTGAGCAAGAAGCCGGCTGATCCAAGCAGTTCCAGCCCATGGCGGGGCCCGCGCCCATGACGCAGGCACCCGTCCACACCAGAAGCAGGAGCAGGGCGGCACGCCGGCGAGATTGTTCTGAGCCGTAGGTCAGGGCGTGGCTCAACGAGAGGTAGCGGTCCAGGGCCACGCCCATCAAGCTGCACAGCGAGGCAGTCAACGAAGTCACCAGAAGACCCGACGTCACCAACTCGGCCCAATCGCCGGGCGCCAGGCAGAACAGGAACAGGAAGTGGGCTACCAGAGCCACACCGGCCAGAAGGTCGGCCAACCCCAGGCTGGCCAGAAGCAGGAAGACGGGAGCGCGCAGAGACGGCGTTGCCAGGATGGTGGTGACCACCACAGCGTTCTCGACAGCGATGACGCTTCCCGAAATGCACAGGGCCACTCCCCACGCCGTCAGGGCCGGGCGGgt of the Syngnathus typhle isolate RoL2023-S1 ecotype Sweden linkage group LG20, RoL_Styp_1.0, whole genome shotgun sequence genome contains:
- the LOC133144505 gene encoding G-protein coupled receptor 3-like, which produces MRLNASELPWEESSGADALLAWDHQGGGPPARETRPALTAWGVALCISGSVIAVENAVVVTTILATPSLRAPVFLLLASLGLADLLAGVALVAHFLFLFCLAPGDWAELVTSGLLVTSLTASLCSLMGVALDRYLSLSHALTYGSEQSRRRAALLLLLVWTGACVMGAGPAMGWNCLDQPASCSVAPPLTRTYLSLLCGGFLVVVVVTLQLYVGICRVARRHAHAIATQRHFLPSSQSLAGKHGGGRGFSRLVLVLGVFVGCWMPFSLWGLLGDASSPPLYTYATLVPAAFSSLLNPLLYSLRNKDIRKVLLHACCPRSHATQLHCPVDV